From a single Aspergillus puulaauensis MK2 DNA, chromosome 2, nearly complete sequence genomic region:
- a CDS encoding uncharacterized protein (COG:S;~EggNog:ENOG410PZYA;~TransMembrane:1 (o171-194i)), whose amino-acid sequence MRPFFSSNVRRQDDVVTDPDISDACYDSCNNAAYEAQKHGKDPALCDQDSTFGTFLNECTDCVKETTKSGNASDDLIPAGFDQFIDYCASQGNGTDQIDAVAVNTLLASYSSLVASQSALEDALSSRGYNLSTTTDTPTTTTRETRPTLTASQTAVSGTDGSDADSPNTKVIVPAVVVPVVCLIAAAAVIWALIRRRRRRQMLQNNGDTDGFDGKAQLHADEFRPELEAVTIAKEKSTDPDENSVVAELPAREPVGSEMDATNQTEERRASS is encoded by the exons GCCCTTTCTTCAGTAGCAATGTGCGACGGCAAGACGACGTTGTTACAGATCCCGATATCTCGGACGCGTGTTACGATTCCTGTA ATAATGCCGCTTACGAAGCCCAAAAACACGGCAAAGATCCTGCTCTCTGCGACCAAGATTCGACCTTTGGTACTTTTTTGAATGAATGCACAGACTGCGTTAAAGAGACCACGAAATCTGGAAATGCGTCCGACGACTTAATCCCGGCTGGTTTCGACCAATTCATTGATTACTGCGCATCCCAGGGAAATGGCACAGATCAAATCGATGCAGTAGCGGTCAACACTTTGCTTGCATCCTATTCATCATTAGTGGCCAGCCAGTCTGCTCTTGAGGACGCGCTTTCGTCGAGAGGTTATAATCTTTCCACAACTACGGATACGCCTACGACCACGACACGGGAGACCAGACCCACGCTTACGGCCTCACAAACTGCCGTAAGCGGTACGGATGGATCGGATGCGGATTCCCCGAACACAAAAGTCATTGTTCCTGCTGTTGTCGTCCCTGTGGTCTGCCTTATAGCCGCCGCAGCCGTTATTTGGGCATTGATTCGTCGACGGCGGAGACGgcagatgctgcagaatAATGGAGATACAGATGGATTTGACGGCAAAGCACAGCTCCACGCTGACGAGTTCAGGCCTGAACTTGAGGCTGTCACTATAGCAAAAGAGAAATCAACTGATCCGGATGAGAACAGTGTGGTGGCGGAATTACCTGCGCGAGAGCCTGTTGGGAGTGAGATGGATGCTACGAACCAAACAGAAGAACGACGGGCATCAAGTTGA